CCCACTGCTTCCAGTCATCTCCCGAATTCTCCAAAAATCCGTTTGCGAAATAATCAAAATATTGTCCAATGGTCCAAGAATCGACCCCAGAGAAAAAAAATGGAACAACCTGCCCATGGCTTTCCTTCACGATGATATCTGCCGCAGCCATTAATTCATCATAAGTTTTCGGAACCCGAATATGGTATTTTTCCAGAACATTAATGTTATAAGAAAATCCATCTCTCGCCTCGCTGACCGGCAACACGTACACCTTCCCCTGGTCATCGGTCACTGCGGACTTAATCGTATCTGTCAGCTGCTTTGCCCACGGTGCATCACTAAGGTCCTCAAGATATTTGCCATAACGTATCTTGGCCCAGCCATGTGTATCAAAGATATCCGGTAGTTCATTGGTGGACAGCTTAACCTTTAGAATCTCCTCATACTGAAAACCAGGAAATTGCAGTTCTACCCGAATCTCCGGGTTCTTTGCTTCAAAAGCACGGGAGATCGCATAGTACACGTTCTGCACCCTAACATCCGTAACGTACATGTAGACGGATAGCTTCACTTGCCTGGAATCCTCTTTTTTAGAACCACCACCGATTCTTACTTCATTTAACTTATTGGCGGTTGCCTTAAAATTTGGAGCAGAGCAGGCCTGGAGCACAAGAGCTAAGATTTGCAGCAAACCCAATGCCGTAATCCAGTATCTTCTCATTTTCACGTTGCCTCCACATGTATTAGAAATTTTATTCATACAGAGTAACATAAAGTAATGTTTACGCTTACAAAAGAAAACGTTTAATCATCGTTAAATTTTTAATCTTTCAATTTATTGTGGTTTATATTACCATTTCAATCATCCTATTGTATTTCCAAGTCAATGTACATCCATTTTTCTCATGTGATATTCTTGAATACTACTGTAATAAGACAAAGGGGCTGCAATATACAGAGAAGGGGTGTCCCAAAAGCCATGAATAGGCTGATAGGACCACCCCTTAGTTTTGGAGTAGGATAGGATTAGGACAAAGAAACAACCTTTTTCGAATCCTGCGATTCGAAAGTAGCCAGAATGACCTTGAGCGACTTCAGGCCTTCTTCGCCGGAAATGCTCGGTGGTGTATTCGTTACAATGCTTTCCACGAAAGCGTCCATGATGCCGCTAGGCACTTGCTTCTCGTTCGTCGCCATCGCACCGACCTGATACTTCTCAACCGAGCCGTCACGAAGCTCGACTATAACTTGATCAACCGGATGCGTACCGATATGCATAACACCATTCTCGCACCACAATACCGTACTGTTGTCGCCGCCTTTATAATACGTCCAGCTGGCAACTAACGTGCCGACCGCTCCACTCTTCATGCGCAATATGCAGGTCGCGTTATCGTCTACATCGGTCCCTTCTTTGTGCAGCGTGTTCACGAAAGCAGCGACTTCAGCCACTTCATCGCCAAGAAGCCAACGGATCAAATCGGCTTTGTGAACGCCAAGGTCGCCCATCGCGCCCATGATAGCTTCCTCCTTGCGGAAGAACCAACTGTCGCGGCCATCAATACTCCAGCGTTCAGGTCCCGGATGACCGAAGGACGTACGGAAGGAAATGACTTTACCCATTTTACCAGTTTGCAAAATTTCTTTAGCCTTTTGGTGAGGCGGCATCAGACGTTGGTTCTGACCCGCCATCAAGAACACGCCGTTCTTTCTTGCAGCTTCAATCATAGCCAAAGCGTCTGCTTCGTTCGTTGCCATTGGCTTCTCCACAAGCACATGAGCTCCTGCATTCGCTGCTGTAATTGCATATTGAGCGTGCAGCACGTTCGGTGTACATACACTGACGGCATCCGGCTTCTCCACCTTCAGCATTTCTTCATAGTTTGTATAGGCTCTTCCGCCGCGCTGTAGCGCATAGCCTTCGGCTCGTTCTAGAACTAGATCGCAAAAACCTACAAGTTCAACGTTAGGATTCGCCGCGTATTCCGGAATATGTCTCTTCTTAGAAATGGACCCACAACCCACAACCGCTACTTTAATTTTGCTCATCTCTGCTTTTACTCCTTTTGTAATAGTATTCAAATTTAAATTAAAATTGGGATAAATAATTTTGTTTCAGCCAGTTGTAGCTGGTAGCAACACTTTCAAGAGGCGGGTTTGCAGAGCGATCCTGCTCTACGATAATCCATTCAACACCCGCGTCCGAGCCGGCCCCAATTACAGCGTGCAGATCGATCTCGCCTTCACCTAACTCAACCGTATTGATATCTCCATCCACGACACCTTTGAAATCTTTCAGATGAAGCAGCGGCAAGCGGCCTGCATATTTCGCAATGTATTGCAGTGTGTTCAGACCTGCGAATTGAACCCAGCCTGCATCCAGCTCCACTTGCAGCGCCTCTGGAGTAACGAATGCATATATGGCATCGAATGCGTATTGATCGTTTACTTTCATCTCAAATTCGAACGCATGGTTATGGTAAGCAAATTCAAGCCCTTTTTCCTTCACCTGTTGGCCTGTTTCCGCAAAAAAAGCGAACAAGCTTTGCCATGCTTCAGGTGTTTGGCGATCCTCAGCAGCAATATGCGGGCAAATGAGATAAGGAGCGTCAATAGCACGCAAATATTCAATTTCTTTATTCAAATCAGCCTTCATTTTGGTAATACTTACATGAGCGCCAATTGCTTTTAAGTTCAATTCTTGCAGCAGTTCCTTCAGCGCTTCCGCAGACAAACCTCCGTAACCTGCAAATTCTACCCCTTCATAGCCGAGTTCAGCCACACGACGAAGTGTACCGGTAAAATCTTTAGCCAATTCCCCGCGCACAGTATGCATCTGCAAACCAATACCCATTCTTCTCATCGCTTTTATCCCTCCAAGAAAATATTCTTCACTCAGCTACCTTACAAACACCATGATAAGCTAGCTCATGATAATACTTTTGCATATCACAGCTCAGTCTCCATTTAATGTCGGAAATCAAAGCATAAGCATGCTTGGCTTGTACTTCATCAAGAAGACGTAGCTGAGCAACTTCCTCTTCACATCTTCTCATGCTATCCACAAGAAGTTTATGCCTGTTCTCCAGCTTCGTCAGCATGAGTACCCGGTACCTAAAGAACATTTCAGTATGCACTTTAAACACTTTAACAACCTGTATTTGATAGTCCATACATCTTCTCAAAGCAATATAGTCCTCTTCAATGAGCTCTTGTTTACACTGTTCTAGGATGTCACTCATTCTTAGAACATTCTGAACAGCCTGTTCTTTTTCATCTATAATGAGCGATAAATTATTCTCACTAGGCTCTAAAATCCACTTTCTTTCCTTACCCACCGTATTATAAACGTGATCTACATATTCCAGCTGCCACTCGTATCTTTCAATCGAGCCGATAAAAGAGGAATGGAAATTATTCACGATGCATTCATTGGCATAGTGCGCTTGTTCTGCCACTTTTTCCGACAATTGAAAGAACTCCAACATTTGATCGGAGAAGCCACGTCTCTTACACATACGCCATACATCGGCTAGTGAGATATTCATGTCCCACAGGGATTTGAAATAGATATCATATTTAATAGACTGTAATCCTTTTAGAACCTCATAATCTCCGATAAAAGTGGTGTTAGGACCCAGGGCATATCCGCGTATTCTACACATGAAACCGCTTACGCCCTTATCGTAGTAATACCTCATGCGATCAGGTATAAACGCAAGCGCACAGGTAATCCATCCGGCCCAATCCCCTCTGTATTCGCCTCCAAGATCAAAC
This window of the Paenibacillus sp. FSL R10-2734 genome carries:
- a CDS encoding Gfo/Idh/MocA family oxidoreductase; amino-acid sequence: MSKIKVAVVGCGSISKKRHIPEYAANPNVELVGFCDLVLERAEGYALQRGGRAYTNYEEMLKVEKPDAVSVCTPNVLHAQYAITAANAGAHVLVEKPMATNEADALAMIEAARKNGVFLMAGQNQRLMPPHQKAKEILQTGKMGKVISFRTSFGHPGPERWSIDGRDSWFFRKEEAIMGAMGDLGVHKADLIRWLLGDEVAEVAAFVNTLHKEGTDVDDNATCILRMKSGAVGTLVASWTYYKGGDNSTVLWCENGVMHIGTHPVDQVIVELRDGSVEKYQVGAMATNEKQVPSGIMDAFVESIVTNTPPSISGEEGLKSLKVILATFESQDSKKVVSLS
- a CDS encoding extracellular solute-binding protein yields the protein MRRYWITALGLLQILALVLQACSAPNFKATANKLNEVRIGGGSKKEDSRQVKLSVYMYVTDVRVQNVYYAISRAFEAKNPEIRVELQFPGFQYEEILKVKLSTNELPDIFDTHGWAKIRYGKYLEDLSDAPWAKQLTDTIKSAVTDDQGKVYVLPVSEARDGFSYNINVLEKYHIRVPKTYDELMAAADIIVKESHGQVVPFFFSGVDSWTIGQYFDYFANGFLENSGDDWKQWERIAVIWKEMFDKGYINKDVLTVKYSELPKLFAEDKVAFSFASPSFADDAYEINTGTKIGIMPVPSMNERAVPTFSGGERNTLGIWKNSSHLKEAKLLVNFFAQPDNMKKIADVVKIPPGLKGITPQHEFMPFYKQYKDVPVIPYFDRIYLPNGMWEVVRRLGIELLAGEITPVKFEQVMKQEEERLSN
- a CDS encoding sugar phosphate isomerase/epimerase — protein: MRRMGIGLQMHTVRGELAKDFTGTLRRVAELGYEGVEFAGYGGLSAEALKELLQELNLKAIGAHVSITKMKADLNKEIEYLRAIDAPYLICPHIAAEDRQTPEAWQSLFAFFAETGQQVKEKGLEFAYHNHAFEFEMKVNDQYAFDAIYAFVTPEALQVELDAGWVQFAGLNTLQYIAKYAGRLPLLHLKDFKGVVDGDINTVELGEGEIDLHAVIGAGSDAGVEWIIVEQDRSANPPLESVATSYNWLKQNYLSQF